One Tessaracoccus lacteus DNA window includes the following coding sequences:
- a CDS encoding septal ring lytic transglycosylase RlpA family protein — protein MAKILIPAIAGGAALALVGTAAIATALQKNDVTLTVDGVSSSIAVRETTVGDVLDLEGIDLGSHDVVLPAADTTITDGMEISVAYGRELALTVDGEQRTVWTTAQTVGQALSQLQLDDADSKLSATRSVGIGREGLDLEVSTPKEVMLKADGASAAVRAAGTVADLLAQEGIEVDADDEVKPSPETELSEGMTVKYVDVEVKTSTRKVSVAYDTKKVKTDKLAKGTTKVTTEGVKGKATETHTDTYRNGKLVSSELTSTTTTKEPVTEVVRVGTKETESTASSDLTPASGTTCRASYYDTGSVTANGESFNPDGLTAAHLSFPFGTKLKVTNKANGRTTIVRINDRGPYVGDRCLDLSRGAMRAVGGLSSGIITLTYEVVS, from the coding sequence ATGGCAAAGATCCTCATCCCCGCGATAGCAGGCGGGGCCGCGCTCGCCCTCGTCGGCACGGCGGCCATCGCCACGGCGCTGCAGAAGAACGACGTCACCCTCACCGTCGACGGCGTCAGCAGCTCCATCGCGGTTCGCGAGACCACCGTCGGGGACGTGCTCGACCTGGAGGGCATCGACCTCGGCTCGCACGACGTCGTCCTGCCCGCCGCCGACACCACCATCACCGACGGGATGGAGATCTCCGTCGCCTACGGCCGCGAGCTCGCGCTCACCGTCGACGGCGAGCAGCGCACAGTCTGGACCACCGCGCAGACGGTCGGGCAGGCGCTCTCTCAGCTGCAGCTCGACGACGCCGACTCCAAGCTGTCCGCCACCCGCTCCGTCGGCATCGGCCGCGAGGGTCTCGACCTCGAGGTCTCGACGCCCAAGGAGGTCATGCTCAAGGCCGACGGGGCCAGCGCGGCCGTCCGCGCCGCGGGCACCGTCGCCGACCTGCTTGCGCAGGAGGGCATCGAGGTGGACGCCGACGACGAGGTGAAGCCGTCGCCCGAGACCGAGCTGAGCGAGGGCATGACGGTGAAGTACGTCGACGTCGAGGTCAAGACCAGCACGAGGAAGGTCTCCGTGGCCTACGACACGAAGAAGGTCAAGACGGACAAGCTCGCCAAGGGTACGACCAAGGTCACAACCGAGGGGGTCAAGGGCAAGGCCACCGAGACCCACACCGACACCTACCGCAACGGCAAGCTGGTCTCGTCGGAGCTGACGTCCACCACAACCACGAAGGAGCCCGTCACCGAGGTCGTCCGCGTGGGCACCAAGGAGACCGAGAGCACCGCGTCGTCCGACCTGACGCCCGCCTCAGGGACCACCTGCCGCGCGTCCTACTACGACACGGGTTCCGTGACAGCCAACGGCGAGTCCTTCAACCCCGACGGCCTGACCGCCGCGCACCTCAGTTTTCCGTTCGGGACCAAGCTGAAGGTCACCAACAAGGCCAACGGCAGGACGACCATCGTCCGCATCAATGACCGCGGCCCCTACGTCGGCGACCGCTGCCTCGACCTGTCCCGCGGCGCGATGCGCGCAGTCGGCGGACTGTCGTCCGGCATCATCACCCTGACGTACGAAGTTGTCTCCTGA
- the fumC gene encoding class II fumarate hydratase produces the protein MGHRIETDSMGDVEVADDRYWGAQTERSLHNFDIGRDTFVWGRAMVKALGVLKKAAGDANAQLGELTAEKGELIARAADDVISGELDDHFPLVVFQTGSGTQSNMNANEVIANRAIELAGGVRGSKKPIHPNDDVNRGQSSNDTFPTAMHIAVVTELNERLYPAIVELRDVLDAKAREYDDVVMVGRTHLQDATPVRLGQVIGGWVAQIDFALEGVKAADARARDLAIGGTAVGTGLNAHPDFGRTTAERISAETGLEFRQADNLFAALSAHDSLVEVSGELRVLSGALMKIANDVRWYASGPRDGIGELLIPENEPGSSIMPGKVNPTQCEALTMVAARVFGNDATVGFSGTQGNFQLNVFKPVMAHAVLESIRLLADGARSFNVHCAVGIEPNLPRIEEHLASNLMLVTALNRHIGYDKASKIAKQAHHQGISLRESALANGLTEQEFDEWVVPRDMTGK, from the coding sequence ATGGGACACCGCATAGAGACTGATTCCATGGGCGACGTCGAGGTCGCCGACGACCGCTACTGGGGCGCGCAGACCGAACGCAGCCTCCACAACTTCGACATCGGCCGCGACACCTTCGTATGGGGTCGGGCGATGGTGAAGGCCCTCGGGGTGCTGAAGAAGGCCGCCGGCGATGCCAACGCCCAGCTGGGCGAGTTGACGGCCGAGAAGGGCGAGCTCATCGCCCGGGCCGCCGACGACGTCATCTCCGGAGAGCTCGACGACCACTTCCCGCTCGTGGTCTTCCAGACCGGGTCCGGCACCCAGTCGAACATGAACGCCAACGAGGTCATCGCCAACCGCGCCATCGAGCTGGCCGGGGGAGTGCGGGGCTCCAAGAAGCCCATCCACCCCAACGACGACGTCAATCGCGGCCAGTCGTCCAACGACACGTTCCCCACTGCGATGCACATCGCCGTGGTCACGGAACTCAACGAGCGCCTCTACCCGGCCATCGTCGAGCTGCGTGACGTGCTCGACGCGAAGGCCAGGGAGTACGACGACGTCGTCATGGTCGGCCGCACGCACCTGCAGGACGCCACGCCCGTGCGCCTCGGCCAGGTCATCGGCGGCTGGGTCGCGCAGATCGACTTCGCGCTCGAGGGAGTGAAGGCGGCCGACGCCCGCGCCCGTGACCTCGCGATCGGCGGCACCGCCGTCGGCACCGGGCTCAACGCCCATCCCGACTTCGGCCGGACCACCGCCGAGCGCATCTCGGCCGAGACCGGGCTTGAGTTCCGCCAGGCCGACAACCTGTTCGCGGCGCTGTCCGCACACGACTCCCTCGTGGAGGTCAGCGGCGAGCTGCGCGTGCTGTCCGGGGCGCTGATGAAGATCGCCAACGACGTGCGTTGGTACGCCTCCGGCCCCCGGGACGGCATCGGTGAGCTGCTGATCCCCGAGAACGAGCCCGGCAGCTCGATCATGCCCGGCAAGGTCAACCCGACGCAGTGCGAGGCGCTGACCATGGTGGCAGCGCGGGTGTTCGGCAACGACGCGACCGTCGGCTTCTCCGGCACGCAGGGCAACTTCCAGCTCAACGTGTTCAAGCCCGTCATGGCGCATGCCGTGCTGGAGTCGATCCGCCTCCTCGCCGACGGGGCGCGCTCCTTCAACGTCCACTGCGCCGTCGGCATCGAGCCGAACCTGCCACGGATCGAGGAGCACCTTGCCTCCAACCTGATGCTGGTCACGGCGCTGAACCGCCACATCGGCTACGACAAGGCCTCCAAGATCGCCAAGCAGGCGCACCACCAGGGCATCTCGCTGCGCGAGTCTGCGCTGGCCAACGGCCTGACCGAGCAGGAGTTCGATGAGTGGGTCGTGCCGCGCGACATGACCGGCAAGTGA
- a CDS encoding ribokinase: protein MARVVVVGSLNVDLHLLLRRHILPGETLIASGGTFSPGGKGANQACAAALAGADVTMCGAVGDDSSAPVATTLLAEAGVDLTHVRRLSGATGLAVVSVDAEGENTVVVVPGANAAVTPGVVRGWEPVIGAADVVVLQGEIPATSDLEVVGCGPRRLILNLAPVIDVAPQLLLAADPLVVNEHEGAAALSQLGGPDVTEPADVVAGLRAAGVASVVMTLGAAGALVAWSGGTVSVPSPRVRPVDTVGAGDAFCGALAARVADGDSLEVAAAFAARFAAYTVQFEGAQASYPAPGTALPD, encoded by the coding sequence GTGGCCCGTGTCGTCGTCGTCGGCTCGCTGAATGTCGACCTTCATCTCCTGCTCCGCCGCCACATCCTGCCGGGGGAGACCCTCATCGCGTCCGGCGGCACGTTCTCGCCGGGAGGCAAGGGTGCCAACCAGGCCTGCGCGGCCGCACTCGCCGGCGCAGACGTGACCATGTGCGGCGCCGTCGGCGACGACTCGTCCGCCCCCGTCGCGACGACCCTCCTTGCCGAGGCCGGCGTCGACCTGACCCACGTCCGCCGCCTGTCAGGGGCGACGGGTCTGGCCGTCGTGAGCGTGGACGCGGAGGGCGAGAACACCGTAGTCGTGGTGCCGGGGGCCAACGCGGCCGTCACGCCCGGGGTGGTCAGGGGATGGGAACCCGTGATCGGGGCGGCCGACGTCGTCGTGCTGCAGGGCGAGATCCCGGCCACCAGCGATCTCGAGGTCGTCGGCTGTGGGCCGAGGCGCCTGATCCTGAACCTCGCGCCGGTCATCGACGTCGCCCCTCAGTTGCTGCTGGCCGCCGACCCGCTCGTCGTCAACGAGCACGAGGGGGCAGCGGCGCTCTCGCAGCTCGGCGGACCCGATGTCACCGAGCCGGCCGACGTCGTCGCCGGGCTGCGGGCGGCCGGGGTCGCGTCTGTGGTCATGACACTGGGGGCGGCCGGGGCGCTGGTCGCCTGGTCGGGCGGCACCGTGTCGGTTCCGTCCCCCCGGGTGCGCCCCGTCGACACCGTCGGGGCCGGCGACGCCTTCTGCGGCGCGCTCGCCGCGCGGGTCGCCGACGGGGATTCCCTCGAGGTTGCCGCGGCCTTCGCAGCGCGTTTCGCGGCGTACACGGTCCAGTTCGAGGGAGCCCAGGCCTCCTACCCCGCCCCCGGAACGGCCCTCCCCGACTGA
- a CDS encoding TetR/AcrR family transcriptional regulator — protein MSTQPRGPYAKGLARREEILVSALDVVARAGFHGASIKEIADEVGLSQAGLLHYFTSKDELFVEVLRRRDERDNRTFENADDPVEALLEVVEHNASVPGLVELFSRMAVAAADPEHPAHAYFLERGASLRDSLARALDSDSAPGTGTAAATVAPDPAPDAATTARLLQAAADGLQLQFLQDPTVDMVAPLRALVDALRRRP, from the coding sequence ATGTCGACACAGCCGAGGGGTCCCTACGCGAAGGGCCTCGCCCGACGCGAGGAGATCCTTGTCAGCGCCCTCGACGTCGTCGCCCGGGCCGGCTTCCACGGCGCCTCCATCAAGGAGATCGCCGACGAGGTGGGGCTCAGCCAGGCGGGCCTGCTGCACTACTTCACCTCGAAGGACGAGCTGTTCGTTGAAGTGCTGAGACGCCGCGACGAGCGTGACAACCGAACGTTCGAGAACGCCGACGACCCCGTCGAGGCGCTCCTGGAGGTCGTCGAGCACAACGCGAGCGTCCCCGGCCTGGTGGAGCTGTTCTCGCGGATGGCCGTCGCGGCCGCCGACCCCGAGCACCCCGCCCACGCCTACTTCCTCGAGCGGGGCGCCTCGCTCCGTGACAGCCTTGCCCGGGCCCTTGACTCCGATTCGGCGCCGGGGACCGGTACCGCCGCGGCGACCGTCGCCCCCGACCCTGCGCCGGACGCCGCCACGACTGCCCGACTCCTCCAGGCCGCCGCGGACGGGCTCCAGCTGCAGTTCCTGCAGGACCCCACCGTCGACATGGTCGCCCCCCTCCGGGCCCTCGTCGACGCCCTGCGCCGCCGCCCCTGA
- a CDS encoding glycoside hydrolase family 3 C-terminal domain-containing protein translates to MTNITELTLEERASLTSGADFWTTKAVDRLGVASIMMTDGPHGLRKQSGATDHLGLAGSVPATCFPPAVALASTWDAELAERVGEALGVESAIEDVAVILGPGINIKRSPLCGRNFEYLSEDPLVAGVLGSALVRGIQSQGVGASLKHFAANNQETDRMRASSDVDPRTLREIYLRAFERVVTGEQPWTVMCSYNRINGVYASEDPWLLTGVLRGEWGFEGLVVSDWGAVNDRVVGLPAGLDLEMPSSGGRTDAQLVAAVREQRLSEAALDLAASRVLDLVAKAGRRPAVAGSLDVDAHHMLAREAAGRGMVLLKNDGGLLPLRAGASLAVIGEFARTPRYQGAGSSLINPTRLDPALDALAADAEVTFAPGFTLDGTGDAASLRAEAVAAAAAAEVVVVFLGLPALEESEGYDRTHIDLPAVQLETLAAVHAANPNVIVVLSNGGVVALPFRDDVPAILEGWLLGQAGGTATADVLFGRVNPSGRLAETIPLRLEDNPSYGSFPGEFGHVRYGEGILVGYRGYDARGLDVAFPFGHGLSYTTFSYSDPSAVVTADGDVDVTVLLTNTGTVAGREVVQVYVGREESAVQRPPRALAGFASVELAPGQSRSVTVRVERRDLAYWDVRVDRWVVEPGAYTFEVGASSRDLCGSVAVALEGDLVVLPISLNSTIGELADHPAAGAMARQILAVLDQAGDGAAEMMASVPIGRIATFPGMPITLEQVRELIDTANSDLA, encoded by the coding sequence GTGACCAACATCACCGAACTGACGCTGGAGGAGAGAGCATCCCTCACCAGCGGAGCAGACTTCTGGACCACCAAGGCCGTCGACCGGCTGGGCGTGGCCTCGATCATGATGACCGACGGCCCCCACGGCCTGCGCAAGCAGTCCGGGGCGACGGATCATCTCGGGCTGGCGGGGAGCGTCCCCGCGACGTGCTTCCCGCCCGCCGTCGCGCTGGCCTCCACCTGGGATGCCGAGCTGGCCGAGCGCGTCGGCGAGGCCCTTGGCGTCGAGTCGGCTATCGAGGACGTGGCCGTGATCCTCGGCCCCGGCATCAACATCAAGCGCTCCCCGTTGTGCGGACGCAATTTCGAGTACCTGTCGGAGGACCCGCTCGTCGCTGGGGTGCTGGGCTCCGCGCTCGTCCGCGGCATCCAGTCGCAGGGAGTCGGCGCGTCGCTCAAGCACTTCGCAGCCAACAACCAGGAGACCGACCGGATGCGCGCCAGCTCCGACGTCGACCCCCGCACACTGCGCGAGATCTACCTGCGCGCGTTCGAGCGCGTCGTCACCGGCGAGCAGCCGTGGACCGTCATGTGCTCCTACAACCGCATCAACGGCGTCTACGCCTCGGAGGACCCGTGGCTGCTGACCGGCGTGCTGCGCGGCGAGTGGGGCTTCGAGGGGCTCGTCGTCTCGGACTGGGGAGCCGTCAATGACCGCGTCGTCGGGCTTCCCGCCGGTCTTGACCTGGAGATGCCGTCCAGCGGCGGCCGCACCGACGCACAGCTCGTCGCGGCGGTGCGTGAGCAGAGGCTGTCGGAGGCCGCCCTCGACCTCGCAGCCTCGCGCGTCCTCGACCTCGTGGCCAAGGCGGGGCGACGCCCCGCGGTTGCGGGCTCGCTCGACGTCGACGCCCACCATATGCTCGCCCGCGAGGCCGCGGGTCGGGGGATGGTGCTGCTCAAGAACGACGGCGGCCTCCTGCCGCTGCGCGCCGGGGCCAGTCTTGCGGTGATCGGCGAGTTCGCCCGGACCCCCCGCTACCAGGGGGCCGGCTCGTCGCTCATCAACCCGACCCGCCTCGACCCTGCGCTCGACGCGCTGGCCGCCGACGCCGAGGTCACCTTCGCGCCCGGCTTCACGCTCGACGGCACCGGCGACGCCGCGTCCCTGCGCGCCGAGGCCGTGGCCGCTGCGGCGGCCGCTGAGGTCGTCGTGGTGTTCCTCGGCCTCCCCGCGCTGGAGGAGTCCGAGGGCTACGACCGCACCCACATCGACCTGCCGGCCGTCCAGCTCGAGACCCTGGCCGCGGTCCACGCGGCCAACCCCAATGTCATCGTCGTGCTGTCCAACGGCGGCGTCGTGGCGCTGCCGTTCCGCGACGACGTCCCGGCGATCCTCGAGGGCTGGCTGCTGGGCCAGGCCGGCGGGACCGCCACGGCCGACGTCCTTTTCGGCCGAGTCAACCCGTCGGGCCGGCTCGCCGAGACCATCCCGCTGCGCCTCGAGGACAACCCGAGCTACGGCAGCTTCCCCGGCGAGTTCGGGCACGTGCGCTACGGAGAGGGGATCCTCGTCGGCTACCGAGGCTACGATGCGCGGGGCCTCGACGTCGCCTTCCCGTTCGGCCACGGCCTGAGCTACACGACGTTCTCCTACTCCGACCCCTCGGCCGTGGTGACCGCCGACGGCGACGTCGATGTGACCGTGCTGCTCACCAACACCGGCACCGTCGCGGGTCGGGAGGTCGTCCAGGTCTACGTCGGACGCGAGGAGTCCGCCGTCCAGCGCCCGCCCCGCGCGCTGGCGGGCTTCGCGTCGGTCGAGCTGGCGCCGGGGCAGTCGCGGTCGGTCACCGTCCGTGTGGAGCGCCGAGACCTCGCCTACTGGGATGTCCGCGTCGACCGTTGGGTCGTCGAGCCTGGCGCCTACACGTTCGAGGTCGGGGCATCCAGCCGCGACCTGTGCGGCAGCGTGGCCGTCGCGCTCGAGGGCGATCTGGTCGTCCTGCCGATCAGCCTGAACTCCACCATCGGGGAGCTCGCCGACCACCCCGCCGCGGGTGCGATGGCCCGCCAGATCCTGGCGGTGCTCGACCAGGCTGGCGACGGCGCGGCCGAGATGATGGCATCCGTGCCGATCGGCCGCATCGCCACCTTCCCGGGCATGCCGATCACGCTCGAGCAGGTCCGCGAGCTGATCGACACCGCGAACTCCGACCTCGCCTGA
- a CDS encoding glycosyltransferase yields MTSSAQRARRPIKVAEFVDNYGPGSNGLMFAVQQLEGNLLDAGHEVVVVAPAAKGPNPHFGRTGRTEIRLPSVRVPKMPTRVANGRHFERTIDRVADMAPDVIHVHGFGTVGALGAMTARRLGIPMLLTWHTDFDAYADHYSAVLPLLTGVVRAFTALSRGELVDSDDLKMAEVRYEDRGRSTALLLGVCQKMLESATLVTTPSPKTAKRCLQMAPDITVRVVPNGVDPLPSGPPPFPHPDGPMVIYAGRIAPEKGIPLLADAFTLVHSQRPDARLCIVGDWQRYTHIKRILQEGRTAGRIILPGEQKRDALGAYYGMADIFAFASQTDTQALVLHEAALAGLPIVSVDYELDLVVEPGVNGEFTRPTPASLAAGLLRVMDRLEDDGWRNRAKARSVELASQWSIGSQAHAMLDIYEELAGALVDA; encoded by the coding sequence GTGACCTCCTCCGCACAGCGCGCACGTCGGCCGATCAAGGTGGCCGAGTTCGTCGACAACTACGGGCCCGGAAGCAACGGGCTGATGTTCGCGGTGCAGCAGCTCGAGGGGAACCTGCTCGACGCGGGCCACGAGGTCGTCGTCGTCGCCCCTGCGGCCAAGGGCCCCAACCCGCACTTCGGACGGACCGGCCGAACCGAGATCCGCCTGCCGTCGGTCAGGGTGCCGAAGATGCCGACGCGCGTCGCCAACGGCCGGCACTTCGAGCGCACGATCGATCGGGTCGCCGACATGGCCCCCGACGTGATCCACGTCCACGGCTTCGGCACCGTCGGCGCGCTGGGTGCCATGACCGCCCGCCGGCTCGGCATCCCGATGCTGCTGACCTGGCACACCGACTTCGACGCCTACGCCGACCACTACTCCGCCGTCCTGCCTCTGCTGACCGGCGTGGTGCGGGCATTCACCGCCCTGTCGCGCGGCGAGCTCGTCGACTCGGACGACCTGAAGATGGCCGAGGTCCGCTACGAGGACCGCGGCAGGTCGACGGCGCTGCTGCTAGGCGTGTGCCAGAAGATGCTGGAGAGCGCGACGCTGGTGACCACACCGTCGCCCAAGACCGCGAAGCGGTGCCTGCAGATGGCACCCGACATCACCGTCCGAGTCGTCCCGAACGGCGTCGACCCACTGCCGTCCGGCCCTCCTCCGTTCCCGCACCCCGACGGTCCGATGGTCATCTACGCCGGCCGGATCGCCCCGGAAAAGGGGATCCCCCTGCTCGCCGACGCGTTCACGCTCGTCCACTCGCAGCGGCCCGACGCACGCCTGTGCATCGTGGGAGACTGGCAGCGCTACACGCACATCAAGCGGATCCTGCAGGAGGGCCGCACCGCGGGTCGCATCATCCTGCCCGGCGAGCAGAAGCGAGACGCGCTGGGCGCCTACTACGGCATGGCCGATATCTTTGCCTTCGCCAGCCAGACCGACACTCAGGCCCTCGTGCTGCACGAGGCCGCCCTGGCCGGTCTGCCGATCGTCTCCGTCGACTACGAGCTCGACCTGGTCGTCGAGCCGGGCGTCAACGGCGAGTTCACCCGCCCGACCCCCGCGTCGCTGGCCGCCGGCCTGCTCCGCGTGATGGACCGACTGGAGGACGATGGTTGGCGCAACCGGGCCAAGGCGCGCTCCGTCGAACTGGCCAGCCAGTGGAGCATCGGCTCCCAGGCCCACGCGATGCTCGACATCTATGAGGAGCTTGCAGGCGCCCTCGTCGACGCCTGA
- the cydC gene encoding thiol reductant ABC exporter subunit CydC gives MRKLLTSLLAAVPNGRRRLVLAILLASLASLSSVALMGVSAWLISFAALAPPVLFLQAPAVGVRAFAISRGVFRYLERVVGHDVALRMQGALRIRVYDKLAGTTLIGRRRGDLLTRVVADVTAIQDLVVRVVLPFASAAVVVVATTGAISLLNLPTALWLFATALLAGIGLPLVAMRLSRAADVAVVPARGRLADETRELAHTATDLVAYGADRAALDRLLQVDDELRRAEARGAWVRGLATGGQILAAGIAVAAALWFGTVAVVAVDLDPRFLAVLALTPLALHEVFAAFTQAAQTWTRSRSALGRITEILDADPVGEGDVTDGEGETPELSFKDVTVGWPDTGEVLSHLDLRVSHGERVALVGPSGIGKTTVAATALGLIPPMSGSVQRTGRVGYLEQDAHIFATTVGENVRVGLRDATDEQIQDALHRAGLDLDPSRSIGEDGTTLSGGERRRLALSRLLVGRRDLIILDEPTEHLDRETADALMADVWTAFRDAAVLVITHDPEIIRVCDRVVSLARDTTPV, from the coding sequence ATGAGGAAGCTGCTGACCAGCCTGCTCGCGGCGGTGCCGAACGGTCGCCGTCGCCTGGTGCTTGCCATCCTGCTGGCGTCGCTGGCCTCGCTGTCGTCCGTCGCCCTGATGGGGGTCAGCGCCTGGCTGATCTCCTTCGCCGCGCTCGCCCCGCCTGTCCTGTTCCTCCAGGCCCCGGCCGTCGGCGTCCGCGCCTTCGCGATCTCCCGCGGCGTGTTCCGCTACCTCGAGCGCGTCGTCGGCCACGACGTCGCCCTGCGCATGCAGGGCGCCCTGCGCATCCGCGTCTACGACAAGCTGGCCGGCACCACGCTGATCGGCCGCCGCCGCGGCGACCTGCTTACCAGGGTCGTCGCTGACGTCACCGCGATCCAGGACCTCGTGGTTCGGGTCGTGCTGCCGTTCGCGTCCGCCGCAGTCGTGGTGGTCGCGACGACCGGCGCCATCTCGCTGCTCAACCTCCCGACCGCGCTGTGGCTGTTTGCGACGGCGCTGCTGGCGGGCATCGGGCTGCCGCTCGTGGCGATGCGGCTGAGCCGCGCCGCCGATGTCGCTGTGGTTCCGGCGCGGGGGCGACTGGCCGACGAGACACGGGAGCTGGCCCACACCGCCACCGATCTGGTGGCCTACGGAGCCGACAGAGCCGCGCTCGACAGACTGCTGCAGGTCGACGACGAACTGCGCCGCGCCGAGGCGCGCGGCGCCTGGGTTCGCGGACTGGCGACCGGCGGGCAGATCCTCGCAGCGGGCATCGCCGTCGCCGCGGCCCTGTGGTTCGGGACGGTGGCCGTCGTCGCCGTCGACCTCGACCCGCGGTTCCTGGCAGTGCTCGCCCTGACGCCGCTGGCGCTGCACGAGGTCTTCGCGGCCTTCACGCAGGCGGCGCAGACATGGACGAGGTCCCGCTCCGCGCTGGGACGCATCACAGAGATCCTCGATGCAGACCCCGTCGGCGAGGGGGATGTCACGGACGGAGAGGGAGAGACCCCCGAGCTCTCGTTCAAAGATGTGACGGTCGGATGGCCGGACACCGGCGAGGTGCTGAGCCACCTCGACCTGCGTGTGTCGCACGGCGAGCGGGTCGCTCTGGTGGGCCCGTCTGGGATCGGCAAGACAACCGTCGCCGCGACAGCGCTCGGGCTGATCCCGCCGATGTCGGGCTCGGTCCAGCGCACGGGTCGCGTCGGCTACCTCGAGCAGGACGCACACATCTTCGCCACCACGGTCGGAGAGAACGTCCGCGTCGGACTCCGAGATGCTACGGACGAGCAGATCCAGGACGCCCTGCACCGCGCCGGCCTCGACCTCGACCCCTCCCGCTCCATCGGGGAGGACGGCACGACCCTGTCCGGTGGTGAGCGGAGGCGCCTCGCGTTGTCCAGGCTGCTCGTCGGCCGCAGGGATCTCATCATCCTCGACGAGCCGACGGAGCACCTCGACCGAGAGACGGCCGACGCCCTGATGGCCGACGTGTGGACCGCGTTCCGCGACGCCGCCGTGCTCGTCATCACGCACGACCCGGAGATCATCCGGGTCTGCGACCGCGTCGTGTCGCTCGCCAGGGACACGACCCCGGTCTGA
- the cydD gene encoding thiol reductant ABC exporter subunit CydD yields MAGPIHPRLLRRAKATQVFLVSSVAVGIVTAVLLIVQARLLADWITSVFDAAAFPAHSAATLLLLLGVFAGRGLLAWASAVLAHHSSASVKSELRRDVLAARLATPVEGASSASLVRIVTQGLDALDGYFAKYLPQLGLAVTVPFIVGAAILVTDWESALIVAFTLPLIPVFMALIGWTTQKATARSFSVADRLANHFADLIAGLPTLQAFARARAQRRGVELGEENYREATMKTLWISFLSSFALEILASLSVAVIAVTVGFRLVYGQIDFPTALFVLILAPEAFLPVRQVGVHFHDSADGVAAADAAFEIIDGATSPTGTTPAPDGPLTLDDVSYTYPGDDSPATDGVRLSVAPGEVVALSGTSGGGKSTALAMAMGFITPESGRVLIGGVDLREIDAASWRARTAWVAQEPGLIDGTVGDNVRLGHPTADAAAVAAALAEAGADFQADKHVGDDGEGLSAGERRRVALARALVRIRLGGARFLILDEPTAGLDADTEAHVIDTVRATGASVLVVSHRPAVLAAADRVVEVVPA; encoded by the coding sequence ATGGCAGGCCCCATCCATCCCCGGTTGCTCCGACGCGCCAAGGCGACCCAGGTATTCCTCGTGTCCAGCGTCGCCGTCGGCATCGTCACCGCGGTGCTGCTCATCGTGCAGGCGCGCCTGCTGGCCGACTGGATCACCAGCGTGTTCGACGCAGCTGCCTTCCCCGCCCACTCGGCCGCCACGCTGCTCCTGCTACTCGGCGTCTTCGCCGGCCGCGGACTGCTGGCGTGGGCCAGCGCCGTGCTGGCGCATCACTCCTCGGCGTCCGTGAAGTCGGAGCTGCGCCGCGACGTGCTCGCCGCCCGGCTGGCCACCCCCGTCGAGGGCGCCTCGTCGGCGTCCCTGGTGCGCATCGTCACGCAGGGCCTCGACGCGCTCGACGGATACTTCGCCAAGTACCTTCCTCAGCTCGGCCTCGCGGTCACCGTCCCGTTCATCGTCGGCGCCGCGATCCTGGTGACGGACTGGGAGTCCGCGCTCATCGTGGCCTTCACCCTCCCCCTCATCCCGGTGTTCATGGCGCTGATCGGCTGGACGACGCAGAAGGCGACGGCCCGCAGCTTCTCCGTCGCCGACCGCCTCGCCAACCACTTCGCCGACCTGATCGCAGGTCTGCCCACCCTGCAGGCCTTCGCCCGGGCACGCGCGCAGCGCCGCGGCGTCGAACTCGGCGAGGAGAACTACCGCGAGGCGACGATGAAGACGCTGTGGATCTCGTTCCTCAGCAGCTTCGCCCTCGAGATCCTCGCGTCGTTGTCGGTGGCCGTGATCGCGGTCACTGTCGGTTTCCGGCTGGTCTACGGGCAGATCGACTTCCCGACCGCCCTGTTCGTGCTGATCCTCGCCCCCGAGGCGTTCCTGCCCGTCCGCCAGGTGGGCGTGCACTTCCACGACTCCGCCGACGGGGTGGCCGCCGCCGACGCCGCCTTCGAGATCATCGACGGCGCCACCTCCCCCACCGGCACCACGCCCGCCCCCGACGGCCCCCTGACCCTCGACGACGTCTCCTACACCTACCCCGGCGACGACTCCCCCGCCACCGACGGGGTCCGGCTGAGCGTCGCCCCAGGTGAGGTTGTCGCGCTCAGCGGCACGTCGGGCGGCGGCAAGTCGACCGCGCTGGCGATGGCGATGGGTTTCATCACGCCGGAGTCCGGCCGCGTCCTGATCGGCGGCGTCGACCTCCGCGAGATCGATGCGGCGTCCTGGCGGGCGCGGACGGCCTGGGTGGCACAGGAGCCGGGACTGATCGACGGCACAGTCGGCGACAATGTCCGGCTCGGGCACCCCACCGCCGACGCCGCCGCGGTCGCCGCCGCGCTGGCCGAGGCGGGCGCCGACTTCCAGGCCGACAAGCACGTCGGCGACGACGGCGAGGGCCTCTCCGCGGGAGAGCGGCGACGCGTCGCGCTGGCCAGGGCACTCGTGCGGATCAGGCTGGGCGGCGCCCGGTTCCTCATCCTCGACGAGCCCACGGCCGGCCTCGACGCCGACACCGAGGCCCATGTGATCGACACGGTCCGCGCCACCGGCGCCAGCGTGCTCGTGGTATCCCACCGCCCCGCGGTGCTGGCCGCCGCCGACCGCGTCGTGGAGGTGGTTCCCGCATGA